From Panicum hallii strain FIL2 chromosome 2, PHallii_v3.1, whole genome shotgun sequence, a single genomic window includes:
- the LOC112880352 gene encoding uncharacterized protein LOC112880352: MQRARGPSISISQQQMGKGPDFPSILQPSDPEPPQQQQPRNPAQIQPPSRQDPILLVFIILWYRYCYSSDRKCFYFNFVFQACFTELLGQVGVGWPDSGQSQQHILYLDLSDWLTRFSLH; this comes from the exons ATGCAGCGAGCTCGAggtcccagtatttcaatttccCAGCAGCAGATGGGGAAGGGGCCGGATTTTCCATCCATTCTCCAACCATCAGATCCAGAaccacctcagcagcagcagcctcgGAACCCTGCCCAGATACAACCCCCAAGTCGGCAG GATCCAATTCTATTGGTTTTCATTATACTCTGGTATCGTTATTGCTACTCCTCTGATAGAAAGTGCTTCTATTTCAATTTTGTGTTTCAAGCGTGCTTCACAGAATTACTG GGCCAGGTGGGAGTTGGATGGCCTGATTCGGGCCAAAGCCAGCAGCACATCTTATATTTGGATTTAAGTGATTGGCTGACAAG GTTTTCTTTGCATTGA
- the LOC112880351 gene encoding nicotianamine synthase 3-like translates to MVVDMGKKEDELVQQAVNQQQVQKEEDDDDVQALVHKIAGLAAAIAKLPSLSPSPEVNALFTELVTACVPPSAVDVEKLGPELQEMRARLIRLCADAEGLLEAHYSDLLAAFDNPLDHLALFPYFNNYILLSELEHGLLARHVPGPAPARVAFLGSGPLPLSSLVLAARHLPAASFDNYDICGEANERARRLVRADAELGARMAFRTSDVALVTRELASYDVVFLAALVGMAAEEKARVVEHLGRHMAPGGALVVRSAHGARGFLYPVVDPEEIRRGGFDVLAVHHPEGEVINSVIIARKPAVLVEAQAHAHGHGAVLSRPCQCCEMEARAHQKMEEVTSMEQLPS, encoded by the coding sequence ATGGTCGTCGACATGGGGAAGAAGGAGGATGAGCTGGTCCAACAAGCTGTGAATCAGCAACAAGTCCagaaggaggaggacgacgacgacgtccAAGCACTCGTGCACAAGATCGCCGGTCTCGCCGCGGCCATCGCCAAGCTGCCGTCCCTGAGCCCGTCCCCCGAGGTGAACGCGCTCTTCACCGAGCTGGTGACGGCCTGCGTCCCGCCCAGCGCCGTCGACGTCGAGAAGCTGGGGCCGGAGCTGCAGGAGATGCGCGCGCGCCTGATCCGCCTCTGCGCCGACGCCGAGGGCCTGCTGGAGGCGCACTACTCCGACCTGCTGGCCGCCTTCGATAACCCGCTCGACCACCTCGCGCTCTTCCCCTACTTCAACAACTACATCCTGCTGAGCGAGCTGGAGCACGGCCTGCTGGCGCGCCACGTGCCcggcccggcgccggcgcgcgtcgCCTTCCTGGGCTCCGGCCCGCTCCCGCTCAGCTCCCTGGTGCTGGCGGCGCGCCACCTGCCGGCCGCGTCCTTCGACAACTACGACATCTGCGGGGAGGCCAACGAGCGGGCGCGGCGCCTCGTGCGCGCCGACGCGGAACTGGGCGCGCGCATGGCGTTCCGCACCTCCGACGTGGCCCTGGTGACGCGGGAGCTGGCGTCCTACGACGTCGTGTTCCTGGCGGCGCTGGTGGGCATGGCCGCCGAGGAGAAGGCGCGCGTGGTGGAGCACCTGGGGCGCCACATGGCCCCCGGCGGCGCGCTGGTGGTGCGGAGCGCGCACGGCGCACGGGGCTTCCTGTACCCGGTGGTGGACCCGGAGGAGATCCGGCGGGGCGGCTTCGACGTGCTGGCCGTGCACCACCCGGAGGGCGAGGTGATCAACTCCGTCATCATCGCGCGCAAGCCCGCCGTGCTGGTGGAGGCGCAGGCGCACGCGCACGGGCACGGAGCGGTGCTAAGCCGGCCGTGCCAGTGCTGCGAGATGGAGGCCCGGGCGCATCAGAAGATGGAGGAAGTGACCAGCATGGAGCAGCTGCCATCCTAG